CAGTGGTGTTCACGTGGGTGGGATACAAGACGGCCAAGATGATTTGGAAGTACACCCCCTATTCGTACCCCAACGCCAGGATAAAGGCGATGGAGGCAAAGCTCCTCACGGAGCAGAGGTTCAACGAGCTCGCGGAGAGCAAAACGCTGCAGAACTTCGTGGTAAGCTTAGAGGACACTGACTACAGGAGCTACTTCGCCAACCTCTCAAGCTACGACGTTGAGTCCATAGAGCGGGCCCTTGAGAAAGCACTCGCGGGGACCTACGAGCTGATGGCCAAGATCCTCCCGAAGAGGGTCAGCCCGTTCTTCAGGCTTCTATTGGAAGAGTGGGACGTCAGAAACATAACAAGCGTCGTCAAGGCCAAGCTTGCAGGAGAGCCGGCGACGGACTACGTGGTTGAAATCGGAACCATGCTCCCAAAGGTCAAGGCCATGGCAGAGACCAAGACGATGGAGGAGATGCTCGTCATACTCGAGGGGACACCATACGAGGAGCCTTACCAGAGGTTGTACCTCAATGAGATAGACGTCAGCGCCTTCGAGACCGA
The sequence above is drawn from the Thermococcus pacificus genome and encodes:
- a CDS encoding V-type ATP synthase subunit C, whose protein sequence is MEPEAVSGILNTTLAVVFTWVGYKTAKMIWKYTPYSYPNARIKAMEAKLLTEQRFNELAESKTLQNFVVSLEDTDYRSYFANLSSYDVESIERALEKALAGTYELMAKILPKRVSPFFRLLLEEWDVRNITSVVKAKLAGEPATDYVVEIGTMLPKVKAMAETKTMEEMLVILEGTPYEEPYQRLYLNEIDVSAFETELYRMHYGKLLEYALSRKEDERVILEEFVRLRIDKLNILTVLRAKAAGMSAEEIEPMLIPGGSVRLDPLLHIDDLSMALAELDSTKYGQVIRGVREEVERDLGVLEKALDGYILERMNELNRFYPLSVAVPLGYILQKEREVRKLRAIAKLISDGIPPERIKELAGDVA